In Silene latifolia isolate original U9 population chromosome X, ASM4854445v1, whole genome shotgun sequence, the following proteins share a genomic window:
- the LOC141620336 gene encoding serine/threonine-protein phosphatase 7 long form homolog — translation MGLMELPIHLGPRNPELLTLQKYHKNQAIWDRVELRPLRCRSHIRVLEDFDVDDRVVEFLRGTHFFGIHRFVSMKFYVDLISSLVELWRQETHTFHLPVGEVTVTLKDVQVLLGLAINGDVVSGSTYQNPVKSVEMALGLAPTDDDLSGTALKIGLLVRNFRGLPNNVSEEVLHNHVRAYLLILFGIVLYPDKSRSDVQVIWLPLLSDLDHLDKYSWGSMPATLYRNLCRASRVRAIDIGGPLILLQIWAWERISIGRPNNLRPRYEAWEPNANPFGSQHQIRVDLLGCRWLRIERKRPSGPSSFRGYGDALDSMTNDHFIWQHYTEEIMFFLSDECKSQP, via the exons ATGG GTCTAATGGAACTTCCAATACACCTGGGTCCTCGGAACCCCGAGCTTCTCACATTACAGAAATATCACAAGAACCAAGCAATTTGGGACAGGGTAGAGTTGCGACCACTTAGATGTAGGTCACACATAAGGGTACTTGAGGATTTTGACGTAGATGATCGTGTCGTAGAATTTCTAAGGGGGACACATTTTTTTGGTATTCATAGATTCGTTAGTATGAAGTTTTATGTGGATTTAATAAGTTCTTTGGTAGAGCTTTGGCGGCAAGAGACACATACTTTTCACTTACCCGTTGGTGAGGTGACGGTAACCTTAAAAGATGTCCAAGTACTACTTGGATTAGCGATTAATGGAGATGTGGTTAGTGGATCAACCTATCAAAATCCGGTAAAATCAGTTGAGATGGCCTTAGGTTTGGCACCTACAGATGACGACTTAAGTGGGACGGCCCTCAAGATAGGTTTGTTGGTTAGGAATTTTAGAGGACTGCCAAATAATGTAAGTGAAGAAGTGCTTCATAACCATGTGAGAGCGTACTTACTCATCTTGTTTGGTATAGTTCTTTACCCGGATAAGAGTAGGAGTGATGTTCAAGTGATATGGTTACCTTTGTTGAGTGACTTGGACCATCTTGATAAGTATTCATGGGGGAGCATGCCAGCTACCTTGTACCGTAATTTATGCCGGGCAAGCCGTGTTAGAGCTATTGATATAGGTGGTCCACTAATTCTTCTCCAAATATGGGCTTGGGAGCGTATATCTATTGGACGTCCCAATAACTTAAGACCTcgatatgaagcttgggagccaAATGCAAACCCTTTCGGTTCCCAACATCAAATACGCGTTGACCTATTAGGTTGTCGTTGGCTAAGAATTGAGAGAAAGAGGCCCAGTGGTCCAAGTTCATTTAGAGGATATGGGGATGCCTTAGATTCAATGACAAATGATCACTTCATTTGGCAACATTATACTGAAGAGATAATGTTCTTCTTGTCCGACGAGTGCAAATCCCAACCTTAG